The Erigeron canadensis isolate Cc75 chromosome 1, C_canadensis_v1, whole genome shotgun sequence genome segment gtaaaaatgttataaaaatgttaGTTTGTTGAATCTAAGTTCAAAGTCATAAGAAATAATAGTTATCTGCGTTTACATTTTAAAGCTTTCTATAcaagataaatttatatttttcccACTTTATGTCATATGTTTatatcaaaacaaacatattagttCGGTATTATATGTGGTAACTGGGGTAATGGTGACCAGCTTTGTCAATCatctattttaaattttgattgtaATTTAATGGtggaatgtttaaaaaaaaaggttaggctgaataattatatataaataatataaatattaaagctATAAGGTAGAGACTTAATATGATATATTGGTACTTATTATTTAAAACTAAGACCAATCATATACTTTGCAGTAAGCCTATTTCGGATCTGCATACGGTTGACGGATTGAAACTTTATTACCCCAacttaactttataaattttttaagacAGTAACTTCAACTCGAACCCGAGTCAGTTCTACCGAAGCGATCTAATTAATATGTTGATTTCAGGTGGGTTGGTAAATTGATTTCAGGTCACATGGGTTAGTAAAGGTAGGTAGGCAAGTTAAATGAGTTGGCGGTTTAATCCCGTGTCATGTGTGTTGGTGGGTTGACACTTGAGAGGTTGATTATAAGTCAAATTGATTGTGGGATAAAATGAGTTTCTTGGCAAGTTGACTTATCAACCCCAAAAGTCAACCTGATcccaaaccaaaaaaatcaagttgacGGGTTACCAGGTCAAGATTTCACCACACTAACCCAATCTTTCAAGTCGGTTGCAAGTCAAAACTGGGGTAAGATCAAgcattgaaaattttaatatatctcAAAAAATTCGGGTAACTCTCGAAGGAGGATCTGGTTAggacaattaaatttaaatctcTTTGTAGATTTCACAATGCCATCTTATACCAATGACTATTTTAATGTaagattattttgtttaaatttatgaGATAAAGTTGATCATGTTTTGTATgcttatcaatatattttattgtttctaTCCCGGTCAATGACCAGGCATAGATCTAGTTGTAACAGTTGCATACgtacataaaattaattaagatgaatatttacaattaattgattgatatCAAAACTCGATCATCTACTTCACATTGCTTGCATCATATGCTTATTAATTATCATCTaatctattatatatagatcACATGATTGAGCACGCATTAGGATTATCCGCGCTGAACACATCATTTTCTGAAGCAGCAGGCCGGGGATTATGAATAGACATAGGTgatggaggaggaggaggtcCATTATAATATCCCATGCCAACATAGCCTTCGTCATTTCCGTAGCCGCCGCCATAATGACGACTTGGAAAAACCGGAACACCATAATAATCTTGATTATGATAACTTTGATTATTATACATTACTTGCGGCATTGTGTATGTCGTATACGGGTCATGTCTATAATATTccaacttattattattcataacaATATTGACATTATTATTTTTGCTTCCATCTCCATCATCGCCACTACTTCCTATCGATGTTGATGTTGCCTCACCACCACCCGACGATTTATCCTTTTCACTCTGATCACCACTTGCATCTTTCTCCTCGTCGTTTTTCTTCTTCTCGACGCTATTGGCTGCCTCTTTTGCCACATCGTTTTTCTTCTTAGTCTCACCCTCGTTATcgccttctttctttttttcatcttttttgttttccccTGCTTCTACCTTTGTTTTGTCTTTCTTCTCGACATTATTATccttgttttcttctttttttgctGGAAGGACTACAATATCAACATctcttttcaatttattttttaaataggGTACAAGCTCTTTCGTATTCATTGTTCCTTTGACCGTGACCAAATTCTTGTTACCATCTGGTTTTACAGATTCCACCCCTGTACACAACAGACAAATAAAAATCCTTTtagattattatcattattatatatagtatagtactcctaattaaatttatattatttttgtcgGAAAAGGTCTTTTAATAAATAACGTACTCaaacaaatcaaataaaaaaagaaaaaacttttggAATACGTACTACCTAATAAGTCATGGAAATTCTAATAGCTtagatataatattttaatatgatcattaaaaaataataaagttaaGGTTATTGAAAGAAAAGCCTTTTGGAGcttaagaaaacaaacaaaatatatatatatatatatatatatatatatatatatatatatgaagaagtTGAGTGGTTAGTAATAGATTGGATGCATGCACCACACAAAGcaatatttgattaattaatacaGCAATTGTGTATTAGCTAATTAGCAttccactaaaaaaaaatatttctaattaaaaaatcatgctaaaattcattttaaatatatttggataataaattaataataataacttttgtaACTACTTAACTCACTTACTCACCATCAATCTTTAAGATGATACGTTTGATTTTTTGTATGCAACCATCGCAATGTAAAGGAATCTTCAACACCACACTTGTTGATTGAGGCTAAATTATACAACCACcatatatttaaacaaaaaatgaatCAATTATACTCGCATATATTGATCACGAATAATGAATTCAAAAACGCTAACTGATTACGGATATATAGTACGATCGAGTACCTCTTTTGGCTTTTGGTCATTCGATTTTGGTTCGGTAGCTGGCTTATCGACAGCTTTCTTGTCACCTTGATCGGTGTCTTCTTTTTTTGGTTTGGGTGAGATAATTTCCACTTTCTTCTTGGTCTTGTACTCAACTCGCTCTTTAATATGTATTGGATTCACTTTCCCAATTATCGTTAGCTTGTTGCTTTTAGAATCGGCTTTCACGGATTCCACACCTATATATAAATTCCGTCACATAAGGTTACTTAATTTCACACCATCGATCaatattgttgaaatttttgGCACGTACGTACCTTGCATATAACGCACGGATTTTTTGACCTTTTTGGCACAACCATCACAATGCAAGTCGAGTTTAAGAACAACACTTATGGGTCCTTCATCAACAACCTTCTTCTGCTTGTCATTGGCATCATCAATAATAACCTTTTTGCCGGTTGCTTCTTTTTGTGTGGCTTCTTTCTGTAACCAAGTACTCATAAATAatttaggaagaaaaaaaaaaaaagagagaaatgaAATAAGGGAATTAACTACATCATCGATCTTTGGAAACTAATTACCTCGCCCATTGGAATGAACTAGagatatgatatataattaagattTGATAATTATAATTTGTGAGGGAAGTTGCCTAGATAGCTAGCCACCAAGTTAATTGGAATTATTAAACATTGTGGTATTGGAGGCaaatgtgggtatttatagGAAGTTGGCACTGTCCGAAACCTCAATCCGTAAGTGTAACGTAACTACGTATATAATACAATGACTAATAACTATACctacatttacattaattagCTGGATAGCTGTACAATGCATTGACCCTACCCTCAGAATGTCATAGAAAATGATGATTcatgtttttaatgattatttccgttgttaaaatttttatgtaTCAGATCACAAGATTCATTTATATATTgagaatttcatatataaacaacTTAAGTGTTGATGAAAACATGTAAAGTTACAtatgaaattgatatatttacatatactatTCATCTATGAACACATCAAAGTTACTAGATTAGTGCCCGCGCATTGCAGCGGTGATGGTCTATAACGCTTTAGACACCATAACAGTTTATAGTGTTTAGTTTATTTTCATGAGATGCGTCAATGCTAGATTTAACtgtatatatcattctaaaaataagtcgcggattaggtgcaaaaaataatgaagtgcaaatactaaccatgaaaaaataaccacttacaattgtaATGGAGGAGaccaagacaattaaaaaatataaatagtcaaagattaaaatttaatacgaatatacaaaggacataattggttcgtaatttcgtgagttataaaaatTTTTCTTATCCGTAGCAATACGTTGagcaataattttagagttaatggggattttataacaataggggttttaggtaattgtatggtttttttattaagggtaatcttggaatttcagggataagGTGTGTGGTGGTAGTTTAAATGTAGAGTGTATATTaagtaattcaaaggtagaaaatTGAATGAGGAgggagtagtttgtttatataggtagtatagatatgtaattttatatatgttttatattattttttttatcattttgaaACAGGTCATTCGCTACGTTTAAGGTACTTTAAATATGGGGCTTTTCATGCGTCCTTCTATCCCTTCCACGTGGGTTGTTTATACCGATGCCCAGGGATGTAAACGAGACGATACAGTTCGCGAGCTACTTGAAATCGACTCGGTCTTAGTCGAGCCGAGCTAGAGGTCGATCTACTCAAGTAGACTTACGAGTGGAGCTCGAGCCTCAATATATCCTACTCGAAAAGCTTGTGAGCTTAATCGAGCTTGTgcttatttacaattttacccttgaatattatatatctttacatAATTACTTTCCTACCAAGCCCAGCTTAATCGAGTCGAACTTAGAATTGTCGAGATTATAGGACAAATTTGATTagaaacttttaatttatacttaatCGAGTTGAGGCGAGTCGAGCTCAAAAGTGTCGACATATAAGGCGAGCTCGAGCTCGGGctcgagtttgaaaaaaaaggcTCGGTCGAGCTCGAGTCAAGTTTCGAGCTTCGACTTCTacaatcgagtcgagctcgagctttatACTGTGTCGTCTCGACTCGGTTCGATTACACCCCTACCGATGCCAATTGGGCAGGTTGTCCGGACACTCGTCGGTCTACTTTTGGGTATTGTGTATTTATTGGGGATAACTTGATCTCCTGGTCCTCCAAAGTCCAAACGTCAATCAGTTGTATCTCGTTCCAAtgcagaagctgaatatagGGGAGTTGCTAATGTTGTTGTTGAGATATATATGTTGGTTTTGCAATTTACTTTTAGAAGTTAAAACAGGGTCATCATCCTCGGCGTAATTCTCTggtttatacagacaatatatCTGTTGTTTATCTTGCCGGGAACCCAGTTCAACATCAACGGACAAAATACATTGAGATTGACATTCATTTGGTTTGCGAGAAAGTTCACCGGGGGCAAGTCGAGTTCTTCATGTTCCTTCCTGTCATAACTTCTCGAATATATTCACTAAAGGGTTACCTCAGGCATTATTTCTGGACTTCCAATCCAGCCTAAGTCTTCGAGACCCTATGCCTTAGACTGTGAGGGTGTATTAgcgatatattatttatatttgttatattgttttattagcAAAGTTCAAGGTATCTAAATTTAAATTGTATCTCTATATATTGTGATCAATGAGAACGGGAAAACCCTAACAATCATTACTCCTATAGTAAATAGACTTAAAAACATATAGTGCAATGCAActaatgtttttgttttgtgaaaaatgcaaatatttttatttttgtgattGTTATTtgatattcttcctttcagACTTAACTCATCTTGTCGAGGTTTGGGTTTGCCGTACGTGCAAGTCTCAATTGCTTCAATTGGATCGAGTTGGCAACATAtgttatttgtgtgtttttgtggTCGAACGTCCTCGTGGTTCGAGATTGATCCTCTCATTTGTGGCAACCTGTCCATGGTTGTAGTCTTGTAGACACTCTAGAAAGTTAATGCATTAAGTCCTTGCACAAAGAATTGTTTTTACCAGTTATATTATTGTATGGTGGATTATTTTGAGGTTTCGTAATAATTACATCTTTCAACCTATGAATATTAAGAACAAAGAgattttttgttatattgttttcatattttcattttagcttagaggtttgtttttttctatttaacgAGATATatcacccgggcgttgccccgggagacattacatttgttaacggtttaataaaaaatatatattcaagagATAAGGTtccataaactttttgaagaaaatatgtattattcaaattattaaaaactgacatttgtcagttaaaaaatgaactgtaaaagttttgtgtgaaagtgaaagtcgttcgcataaaagtttagtgctaaaagtgtaagagacttaaatgttgtggtgaaaattaaagaaaatcaaaaagtataaaaatttagtgctaaaagtataaggggttaaatgttgtgtgaaaataaaatgaatagaaagtttattattctttacaagtcTTCTCGTACATTTCTTTCTAATATATGTGTTTtaaagtttgttgctaaagtataagaggttaaaatgttgtagttaaaataaaagattatcaaaaagtaaaaaaatttagtgttaaaagtgtaagtagttaagatattgtggtgaaaataaaaagattaaaaagtttactaagaattataaaagttttgttctaaaagtgtaaagagtgaaactattgtggtgaaaataaaaaataaaaaaaagtatactattctatACACGCTTTCcccgtaccttaaaataaaagaaaattaaatactatgaaagtttagtgctaaaagtataaagagTTAaattattgtggtgaaaataaaaagaatacaaagtttactaaaaaatattgtaatttaGTGCTAAaggtgtaaagattgaaagttttgtgttgaaaataaaaagaataaaaagtttactaaaaagtactattatattttagtgttaaaagcgtaaagattgaaacttctgtggtgaaagtaaaaagaataaaattatactattactagaaaaaattatagtttagtgctaaaagtgtaaagattgaaagttttgtggtgaaaataaataaaacaaaaagtttactaaaaagtactataatttagtgctaaaaatgtaaagattgaaacttatgtggtgaaaataaaaataaaataaaaaatatactattctttacgcgctaaaaagtttactaaaaagtattatagtttagtgctaaaagtgtaaagattgaaacttctgtggtgaaagtaaaaattaaaaagtatactattacttaaaagtattatagtttagtgctaaaagtgtaaagattgaaacttatgtggtgaaaataaatagaacaaaaagtgttatagtttagtgctaaaaatgtaaagattaaaacttatgtggtgaaaaaaaaaaattaaaaatatactattctttacacgtttttcgatattttgtttttaatatatatatattataataactctattattatataattttttctttaaatagaAAGCTTAATGCATAATCCATAAGCTAAAcaataactaaaacaacatttaCTACAAACAAGTAGAGACGACatgataaaacttataaaaccaacataattttttacttatataaaaaaacccaACATAATTACAagaatagaaaacaaaaacacctAATTAGCTAACTTTGACCGGCTCAAATTCGGTTTTAACCCAGTCCGGTTCTAGTCCGATTTGATTAGTTCACACGATTTAACACGGTTCAATTACAATGAAATGACTAGTAGTACAAAAACgttgtttttaaaaattctgatctaacctttttttatataaaagaaatattattagtttattaaaattaaaatatggaaTTTATTAAGATGTGGACAATGTTAAAAGACCGCTTATTAGACTAAACGGAGTGGTGCATACTCCGCCCGACTCTCGCCCCAAGTCAGCAAAAATTGCCCCTCATACCACCCCCTTGGCCGACTTTCCTCTCTCCCGACCTCCACAGCTCGCCCTATTTTCCTTTGACCGACCCAGACTCCAATAAATCCCTCACATCCTCTCATGCCAAAAgtgggttttctttcttttttctttaatctgtttttatggattatttatattatttatatgtatatatatatatgtgtgtgtgtgtgtgtgtttggtgTGTGTGTGGTGTTTGTTGCAGGTAAAAGAAAATCGGCGATGGTTGGATTGAAGGagaagaaattttttgaaaatttggacTTTTgtgtcttttattttattattttataagttttccATTTTACACCCCTCTAGTCTTTGTGATTTTTACCcttaaacctttttcttttaacaaacttatacaatagtttttttaaaaaaaatatttgttgagTTTTTGATAGAATATGGGTTTATTAAAATGAATACAAATATATAGCTATCATAATATATGTTTctgttttaaatataaaaatatatataaaaaaacaatcattGAAAGTGACACGTGGCGCAAGTCGCCCCACCCTTAAAAACCCACCAATTTCCATCTTTTTGGAGGGACAACTCTTTTGATCCTTTATGCAACATGGCGCGAGTCGCCCCCACCTCCCAACACTCCCACTCCTTTTAGTCTTACACTGTGTGtctgtgttcttgagtttttgtaaggaaggaagagaaaagaatccaattgattttaaaataagttgggttcttgagtttattttaaagttggaaaagaaatgatttgataTGAATTAAAAGGAAactttagttgtttttgtttaaaaaaaacttccTTTCATTATTGAGATAATTTGGAAGGATCTTATCTCATCTCTcttatcatatcatttcatttattttcttattaatttgaACTTAAGAACATAACATCAGACTAAGAGGAGTGGAAATAAGGGGAGGAGGGGGCGACTTATGCCATGTGACATGTGGGGTAAAAAGAGTTGTCCCTAAAAAAAGGTGGAAATGGGTGGGTTTTTAAGGGGTGGGCGACTCACAATATGTGACAATGGTAatgattgatttaattttattttttattttttttaaactttgttataataaaaaagtaatacatatatatttcaaacacaaacaaatttattaaacataattaaaattactactagttaatcataaaaataacaaagttcataaaataacaaagttctaaaaataaaaaagttcataaaaataacaaactaattaaacataaaaactaATCAAGACAAATATTTTTCACGAAGCGCTTGTTTTTTGCGTTCCATGATGCTTCGCTCGGGCTTTTCAAGGTGGGAATAGTCGGTACCCAACAACTTCCAATCGCGGTTTTCTTCCATGATCTTAACTTTCTTTTCCTTCAATTCAATTTTCTTCGAGCTCATATCAAACAACTTATCCAACTTTTTCGCAATTCTTTCAAACGTCTCCATATACTTACCCTTTCCTTTCCCCTTGTCTCCCGAGCTCGACCCGGCTTCCCCTCTCGACGCTTTCTCTGATGCGTCCCTACCAATGGGCCGTTCTTGATACACCggctcatcatcattatcacccAACTCTTCAAACGagttaaggtcaaagttgaccTTAGCATCCGACCCTTGACTAGCCACTGGGTCGGTGGATGATGAAGTCTTCGACCTTTTGGCCGTGGGTTCACCGAGATTGGTCCTCACAGCGCTTTTGTCCACGAGATAAAACTTTGAACtgtacctatatatatataaaacataattacacataataaaaagtaatgtatatatatatatatatttattagacataattaaacataataaaattaaatgtacatacatatatatatatatattaaacataattaaacttaataaaaagtaatatatatacctAATTTTGCCCCAAATTGATGAATACGGAAATGGCTTGTGATAAGTTCCTTCATACTCTTCGTTGGCCTTTCTAACACGATCTAAATCGTTTTCCCCACTTGCATGACCGATTCGAGTATAGATTTGGTTGAAGTTTTGAATAATTGGACgtatcttcctccatttcgCACTCACAACTTCGGGGTCACGGTAATCTTTCGGCTTTTCTTCTAATGTCACCAAAGCCTCGGTTATTCGTGACCAATATACCCcctttttttgataatttgctacaacaaaaaaccaaacacaaataatatttcaaataaaaaaaactgttttttttaataaaaaaactcggctgtttgttttttttttttttaaaaattgttcttttttaatataaaaaactgtttttttttaaaaagtcggctgtttttttaaaaaaaaactaaaaaactgtttctctttttaaaaaaatccgaaatatatttaaaaaaaaaactaaaacagtttttgctttataaaaaaaaaacaaaacagattataaaaaaaaatatttttttaacacaaattaaaaaaaaaaacgaaacagatttaaaaaaaaaaaaaccgaaacagtttttttttattttaaaaatggacatatttatatatataaaaaactagtatgcgtaaaaagaaaaataccacATTCCGGAGTCTTCGGTCACCGATAGCCAAGCCATAGCTAAATTCATTTCTTCCGACGGTAACCACGTTTGTTGGACATTTCTTGGTCGTGGTTCGTCTTCGCCGGCCACTTTTTTCCTATGTCGCCTTGGTTTTGATGGTTGAGGGGGTGGTTGTGTCTCTTgaacaacatcatcatcttaAGAATCTTGTGGTGGAGTCTCAACTAGCCTTTGACGATCAAAAAATGAACCGGGAGTGTTTTGTTGGCTAGAGGACCCACCAAAAGTTTCATGTTGGCTCGAACCACCCATACCCATATCCATACTCGGACTCATACCCAGACCCATACCCATAACCGAACCCATACCCATTTGTTGATTAGTGGACATATGTTGAATCAATTGAAAAAGTTGTGGGTTATTGAGTAAATTAAGGTCGTTCATCATATCAGGTTGTTGATTTAAGTTATTTGGACGTTGACTACAATTACCCGGGGTAAAAGGGTTATTGTTGAAGTTGTTGTTTGGAAACGTTTTTAGttaaaaatgaagaagatgaaagtaaaaaaagaaagaagaaaggtatatgtgtgtgtgaaatgtAAAAGGAAAATGGAATGGAAAaggatatgattttaaaaaaaaggagaattttttttttatttttaacttggtCAAAAACTAGCCGGTGGGAATTAAATTACCTCGGTCAACGTGCTGGTCAAAGGGAAAGAGGGCGAGGCGTGTGGGTCGGGCGAGTCAAGCGTCGGTCGACgggggtggtgtggggggcGACGGTCAGTGACAAAGGGCGACGGTCAGTGACAAAGGGCGACGGTCGGCGTAAAAATGGTCCACTCCGTTTAGTTAGAGACGCTAAGTTTTTTGGCGGGCGTTACAGGAATGCAATGTCCAAAACCGACATATGAGCCATTCCCTATTTATGCACATAACTTCAAACCCATTCCCTCCACTCTTCAAggtacatatatctatatttatatatctgtTTCGATCGCCAATTGAACTAAGAAAGATCCGCTTCATATCAATCAACattattagggttttatttCGCATCTTccagcttcttcttcttcttcttgtatcaaaattattacttttttcaaaatttgtaTCAATATTagggttgtttttttttaacattcgaattattaactttaatatatatatatatatatatatatataatgataataatttgaGTTTCTATTTGtcgatttaatattttataaattgttatAGGGTTAAGGTTTGGTGAAATTAAATAGCTAGGGTTCTTATAATCATATATACCAACCAATagaaaatgtataatttttatattaataataatttgagCTTCTatatatcttctaaaaattttgcattaaaattagggttttttactGTTATGCATTACCATCTGATTTTTGTCATGATAGGGTGCCGGTTTCTATTGTTCGTTTGTGATGCGATCAGTCAGGATCGATGGGATTTGTTCCTAATATAACATTTGATAGGTGGGATTTGATTTAGTTCAAAGATTTTCGCTTTATTAAAGCCAGTTAACAGTTCAATAATTTTTATGCTTGTCATGTTCGTTTTGCAGATACTGTAGCTAATTTGTTCAGCAGAATGCGTCTTAGTCGAACCCTTTGTGTGGCTTCGACCTGTTCTTTCTCATTACACCTGCAACTGGTGCTAGTTTTTTCGTTGTCTACTTAATTGGGTTTATGATCTTTAGAATAACAATAGTTGTTTTTAATTCACGTGTATTTGCTATTAAGTACCTGCGGGTTCTTCTTAATCAGGATTAGTAGTTTAGGGGGTGGGCCATTTCGGATATGACACATAGTTTAGATGGCACAATTGGATTGTATCCTTCTTTGGGAGTTTGGGTTAGATGCATGATGGTTTGGTATTTAGTATCTTTCAGAGGGGGGACAATTGGGATTGTGTCACAATTAGACTTCTTGAGAAAGGTGTATGAGGTTGTTTTGGAAGTTTATTAATAATTCCTTTGCTTCGTATTATGCTAATAGAATATGCAAATGTTGTTGACTTTTCACATATCTTGATTGAGACCTTTGCTCTATTTGACGTTCAATGCAGACCACATTCAATGCGGTATTGCCGCCAAAGCATGCTCTCACCATTTCAGCCAGAGATTAAAGCTGAGCCACACTAGCTAGTGGAGTTGTAGTTTGTTATTGACTGTTGCAAACAGAAGGTGTTATTATATAAACGTATCTTAAATAGACAGATCATTTTGTGTTAACTAAAGACTAAAGAGGAATTTAGCCAATTATAGAGTGGTCTGCCATGTGACTATTTGCTTTACAAAAAAGTgggtatggttttttttttg includes the following:
- the LOC122585574 gene encoding heavy metal-associated isoprenylated plant protein 3-like, producing the protein MGEKEATQKEATGKKVIIDDANDKQKKVVDEGPISVVLKLDLHCDGCAKKVKKSVRYMQGVESVKADSKSNKLTIIGKVNPIHIKERVEYKTKKKVEIISPKPKKEDTDQGDKKAVDKPATEPKSNDQKPKEPQSTSVVLKIPLHCDGCIQKIKRIILKIDGVESVKPDGNKNLVTVKGTMNTKELVPYLKNKLKRDVDIVVLPAKKEENKDNNVEKKDKTKVEAGENKKDEKKKEGDNEGETKKKNDVAKEAANSVEKKKNDEEKDASGDQSEKDKSSGGGEATSTSIGSSGDDGDGSKNNNVNIVMNNNKLEYYRHDPYTTYTMPQVMYNNQSYHNQDYYGVPVFPSRHYGGGYGNDEGYVGMGYYNGPPPPPSPMSIHNPRPAASENDVFSADNPNACSIM
- the LOC122595055 gene encoding uncharacterized protein LOC122595055, which translates into the protein MGMGSVMGMGLGMSPSMDMGMGGSSQHETFGGSSSQQNTPANYQKKGVYWSRITEALVTLEEKPKDYRDPEVVSAKWRKIRPIIQNFNQIYTRIGHASGENDLDRVRKANEEYEGTYHKPFPYSSIWGKIRYSSKFYLVDKSAVRTNLGEPTAKRSKTSSSTDPVASQGSDAKVNFDLNSFEELGDNDDEPVYQERPIGRDASEKASRGEAGSSSGDKGKGKGKYMETFERIAKKLDKLFDMSSKKIELKEKKVKIMEENRDWKLLGTDYSHLEKPERSIMERKKQALREKYLS